The genomic interval AGTGTCATAGCATCGATCCTTGAAAACAGATTTTTAAAGGCATCCTCAAAAACAATAAATCTGATTATTCTTTTTTTGTCAGGCAGCCTTTTTTCTATTCTCATTCCAAGATTCAAGGCAACGGGGGCATCTGTAGTCACAGGCATTACCATGATGCTCATACTTTTGTCAGGCTACTACCTTTTTGTTAAGAATGGTCTCTGGATAAACATTTCATATCCTTTAATCAATATACTCTTTACATTCATGGGTGTCACAGCATATAACTATGCAGTAGAAGAAAAACATGCAAGGAAAATCAGGGCAATGTTTTCAAGCTATGTAACAGAAAAAGTTGTAAATGAATTGATAAAAAATCCGGACATGGCTAAACTTGGCGGTGAAAGAAGAGAGGTAACTGTTCTTTTTTCAGATGTCAGGGGGTTCACATCCCTTTCAGAAAAACACTCTCCAGAGGAAGTAGTTGCCATACTAAATGAATACCTCGGGGAGATGACCGATATAATATTCAGGTGGGAAGGCACTCTCGATAAATTCATTGGTGATGCAATACTTGCATTCTGGGGGGCACCAATGCCGCAGCCAAATCATGCAGAGCTTGCTGTCAAGTGTGCACTGAACATGATAAAAAGGCTTGAAGAACTCCAGCAAAAATGGAAGGCAGAAGGCAAGCCTGTTTTAGACTGTGGGATTGGCATAAACACAGGTGAGGTGCTTGTGGGAAATATCGGTGCAGAAGGCAAGAAAATGGACTATACTGTTATTGGAGACCATGTGAATTTAGGCTCGAGGATCGAAGGTCTCACAAGAAAATATAATGTCCACATATTGATAACAGAATTTACACTCGAGAAAATAAAAGACCTTGTAGCAGAAGGGCGTCTTTACAGGGCAGCAATAGAAGGGCTTGAAAAGGTTGCAGTCAAAGGAAAGGAGAGACCTGTTGAGATTTATGAGATAAGATCACTCCAGCAGGGCGAGGAGTCAAAGATTACAGAATGCAGAGAAGAAGTTGTTGTCATGAAAGAGAAATAATCACTGCTTGTCATAGAGTTTCATTATTTTTTGTGTGATGTCAACACTGCCTTTTACATGCACGATGCCTGCTGCATTTTTCTCAAATATAATTGTGTAGCCATCTTTTTCTGCTATCGTCTTTATAATAGCCTGTATATCAGTGAAAGCCTTTTTTAAGAGTTCAGCATCTTTTTTGCGAAGCTCTATTTCAATGTCTTCATTAAGCCTTCTGAGTTCCTTTATCTCATTAGCAAGTCTTTCTTCTAAGTTCTTTCTTTCCTCAGGAGGAAGTGTCATGGATTCTTTTTTGAGCCTTTCTTCGACCTGTCGCACAGCTTGTTGTTTTTCAGAGAGGATCTTCTTTTTTGCATCTACCTCTTGAAGCATCTGTTTGCGATAGACATTTATTGTCTTTGAGTCCCTCATTATTTGCTGAATGTCAAAAACACCGATTTTAAGATTTTCAGCAAATAGGTCAAATATAGTGAATAGCAATAAAAAACAAACAGCAGATAATACGAACAAAGACCTTCTCATTATTTTCTCCTTATTCTGTTTTCACCTACGAAGTTCTGCAAGCATGTACATAATCTGATCTAATCTCGTCTTTTATCTCTTTTGTCCTCTCATCAACCACATCATAAATCAACTCCAGAGTGACCTTTTTTACTAAATGCTTTATGCTTGACTGCATAACTGCCTCCACAATTTATTGTTAAGTGGGTTTCACGAAATTCGTAATCCTTACCCCTCACCCTATCCCTCTCCCCAACGGGGAGAGGGAATTTTTTAATTTTGTGAAACCCTATTATTGTTAACCCAAATTTAGCAATACCTTAGAGTCGAACTCTCCTGCTCTGCTTAAGGGCAACTTCAGTATCACCTTTTGCATTCATTGCCACATCACTACCCTATCTTGCCGTTCCTGCTGCTGTGCCTGAGAAGGTGCTTGTGCCTGTATCATATGTTCCAGCACCTGCACCATTCACAGTCAAGCTATTATTTGGGGAACTGCCAAGATTTATTCCTGTGCCGTTTATTGTTGCCATCCACTTGTTATTTGCCCATGCCTGTGGAGTAAAATCAACGCTCCCAGCAGAGCCGCCGCTTAAACTAACCGCTGTTCCGATGGTTGGGGCTGCACTATATGTCCCGCTTACACTTCCTGTTGCCCACATTGTTGCCTTCTCTCCACTCTGGTTAGCAAGGAAAATCACATCATTCATATTCACTGTTAGATTATTGCCGCTTCCGCTAAAATTAGCCCTTCCAACTTCTACAACAGGGATATTCAGGTTTTTCAATGCCTGCTGCGCAGCAGTCAGGTTTGTGCCTGTTTGATTACATGTGCCATTAGGACATGCCATTGAAAGCAGTTTGTTTGTCTCAATCCACACGCCTGTTGATACTGCCTGCCATGTAGCACTAGTAGCATCAAATGTGCCTTTCAACTCTCCAGCATAGATGCCTGTCTTTGGTGTGCCTGTGATATCAGCAAAATATCCCCTCTGTGTTGCAATGAGGTTCTGGTCAGCACTCGGTCCCCATTTTGTGCCCCATGTCTCGATATTGATAATAGCGTTTCCAGCCTGAACTGCTGAGGTTTGTGGCAAAAGCTCCAATGTCCAATAATTAGTTGTGTAAGCAATATCCCATGTCCCTGCTAAATACATCTGATAGATTCCCCAGTCCTGTCCTGTTATATTTGCATCCTTCCATTGAGTATTGCCTAATAATACGCTTGCACTGCCATATAAATTAGAATAGGTTGCATCACTATAAAAATTTATGTTGCCATTAGGCGATATTGTCTCTCCTGTATCATGAATTGCGAGATAATTTCCTGCAAAATTAGCTGGCACTATGTTTGTATCTGAGCCCATCTGTACTGTATAGCCATTGAGGTCTAATGACCAGTAACCCTCGCTGAGAAGGTCGATAGAGTAAACATAGTAATCGTGAGTGTCAGATTTTGCACCCCTTAGAATACCTATGTTTTTGTCAGGGTCAACATAAAGTGCATAAAATGCAGCGTCTATTCTGCCCATGCCTGTAGAGGTATCTATAGGTAATTGATACCCTCCTACCCAGCCATAGTATGAGCCTCCATCTGTTGTTGTCATGCCACCCTGGAGATAATTATATGGCTCTATTGACCAATACCATACATGAGGATTATTCACACTATCAAGAGGGCTATGCACACCAATAAACTCAAATTCAAATGGATTTGATGCACTTACAGGCAGGTTCCAGATAGAGAAACTTGCCATTACTCCCCACAGAGTGCCTTCTGATGTCTTATATGTCCCATCCCATCCGGTAAGGTCAATTAAAATCTGACTCAAAGCATTTGCAGGTTCTGCAAAGCCTACTGCTGTGCCTGAGAAGGTGCTTGTGCTCGTATCATATGTTCCAGCACTAACTCCAAAAAACCATCCCTGAAGGATATTGCTATCAACTGTTCCACCTACAAACTCAATATCAGCAAGATAGTTATTTGATTCCCATCTCTTTATGCTGAAGCTACCAAATAGTGTGTCATTATTATTTCCGTCATTTCCGCCTTCCAGATATGCCTTTACAGAAGTGTTTATAGTGCCGCTATAGGCCCCTGCCACTTTATTTGCAATCCATATCTTTGGAAACTCATTTGCATTGTATGCAAAAAATCTCACGGCATCGGTACTCTCTGGATTAGTCCCGTCTCCTACTTCTAAAGCAATATTATTTCCATTTACCCCTCCACCTCCAGAAAGTAGCAGTCTTGTGCCAACCTCAATAGAGGGAAATCCAAGACTGCTCAGTTTTTCTCTTCCTCCTCCTGTTGATGTATCATCTACCATCTGACGAAACACCCCTGTTTTTATCCATGCACCAGTAGTTGCTGCACCAAGAGCTTGTAAATCATCATTATATGCACCATAAGTATCTCCGTGAAGCACTGCTGTAAATGGACTACCACCCACTACGCCAAAATCCCATGTAGCCCAT from Dissulfurispira thermophila carries:
- a CDS encoding CHASE2 domain-containing protein produces the protein MKNKTAIFIGLFITIVFAVLMLLKLSPLETLEEKLLDYRFITRGTISPPDNIVIAAIDEKSIEKLGRWPWDRDRIAMLVDKLNNTGAGIIVFDIIYSEKEKNDLLLGNAINNAGNVLMPIVFDFERDSSKPENEVLLNSAFVSIENPEMFNKYNPIMAKSALMPVDNIIKNVMGLGHINMFPDSDGTLRWESLIIGYKGYLYPSITLQAAAFYLGIPHEKIVVKATEGIRFGKRFIPTDRWGRMLINYYGSNQTFKHISISDILEDKISQEEISGKIVLIGATAVGIYDLRVTPFSPAMPGIEKHASVIASILENRFLKASSKTINLIILFLSGSLFSILIPRFKATGASVVTGITMMLILLSGYYLFVKNGLWINISYPLINILFTFMGVTAYNYAVEEKHARKIRAMFSSYVTEKVVNELIKNPDMAKLGGERREVTVLFSDVRGFTSLSEKHSPEEVVAILNEYLGEMTDIIFRWEGTLDKFIGDAILAFWGAPMPQPNHAELAVKCALNMIKRLEELQQKWKAEGKPVLDCGIGINTGEVLVGNIGAEGKKMDYTVIGDHVNLGSRIEGLTRKYNVHILITEFTLEKIKDLVAEGRLYRAAIEGLEKVAVKGKERPVEIYEIRSLQQGEESKITECREEVVVMKEK
- a CDS encoding OmpH family outer membrane protein; this translates as MRRSLFVLSAVCFLLLFTIFDLFAENLKIGVFDIQQIMRDSKTINVYRKQMLQEVDAKKKILSEKQQAVRQVEERLKKESMTLPPEERKNLEERLANEIKELRRLNEDIEIELRKKDAELLKKAFTDIQAIIKTIAEKDGYTIIFEKNAAGIVHVKGSVDITQKIMKLYDKQ